In Miscanthus floridulus cultivar M001 chromosome 5, ASM1932011v1, whole genome shotgun sequence, one genomic interval encodes:
- the LOC136449519 gene encoding photosystem I reaction center subunit XI, chloroplastic, whose protein sequence is MATAYAPMASQVMKSSLVHSRPRGLSGAALTRRPRFTVSAIQPEKATYQVVQPINGDPFIGSLETPVTSSPLVAWYLSNLPAYRTAVSPLLRGIEVGLAHGYLLVGPFALTGPLRNTPVHGQAGALGAAGLVAILSVCLTMYGVASFNEGDPSTAPTLTLTGRKKEGDKLQTADGWSKFTGGFFFGGISGVLWAYYLLYVLDLPYYFK, encoded by the exons ATGGCTACAGCTTACGCTCCCATGGCGAGCCAGGTGATGAAGAGCAGCCTGGTGCACTCGAGGCCGAGGGGTCTGTCAGGCGCTGCGCTCACCAGGCGGCCCCGGTTCACCGTCAGTGCCATCCAGCCCGAGAAG GCAACGTACCAGGTGGTGCAGCCCATCAACGGCGACCCGTTCATCGGGAGCCTGGAGACGCCGGTCACCTCGAGCCCGCTCGTGGCGTGGTACCTCTCCAACCTGCCGGCGTACCGCACCGCCGTGAGCCCGCTGCTGCGGGGCATCGAGGTGGGCCTGGCGCACGGCTACCTCCTCGTGGGGCCGTTCGCGCTCACGGGCCCGCTCCGCAACACGCCCGTGCACGGCCAGGCGGGCGCGCTCGGCGCCGCGGGCCTCGTCGCCATCCTCAGCGTCTGCCTCACCATGTACGGCGTCGCGTCCTTCAACGAGGGGGACCCCTCCACGGCGCCCACGCTCACGCTCACGGGACGGAAGAAGGAGGGCGACAAGCTGCAGACCGCCGACGGATGGTCCAAGTTCACCGGAGGGTTCTTCTTCGGTGGCATCTCCGGCGTGCTCTGGGCCTACTACCTCCTCTACGTGCTCGACCTTCCCTACTACTTCAAGTAG